The following DNA comes from Polynucleobacter necessarius.
GCCATTTAAATGGTCTCAGGAAAAGGTTGGTTGGTGCGGGTCCTTTCATGAATACAAAGCATTTTGCCCTATCACCATTGCTAATAAGCGATTTCCGATCCTGGAAAAACCGTTCTTATTTTCAGCGTAATACAATACCACATTATGAGAAATATTATCATTATGTGGAAAATTGCTTGTTTACACCCATATACCTTCCTAGAATATTGTCTATAGAGTTAATGACAAAGTCAGCACTACTATTTATTGGAGACAAAAGATGGCAGCGGTTCCAGACCAAGTATTAGGTAAAAAAAATGCCCAGGACGCTGATCCAGGCGAGACTCAAGAATGGTTGCAAGCGCTCGATGGCGTGATTCGCAACGAAGGTCCTGAGAGGGCTGCCTATCTCATTGATCAGCAAATTTCTCATGCACGCGTCAATGGAGTGGTGCAACCTTTCCATGCGGAGACCCCTTATATCAATACCATTCCAGTTGAGAATCAAGCGCGCTTACCCGGCGATCAAAATGTAGAGCATCGCATTCGTTCTTATACTCGGTGGAACGCGATGGCGATGGTTCTGCGGGCCAATAAAGACACCAATGTTGGTGGTCATATTTCATCCTTCCAATCAGCGGCAACTTTGTACGACGTTGGCTTTAATCACTTTTGGCATGCACCGTCTCCAGAATATGGCGGAGATTTGATATTTGTACAGGGCCACTCCGCGCCGGGCGTTTATGCGCGTGCTTATATGTTGGGTCGCCTTGAAGAAGGCCAGCTGAACAACTTCCGCCAAGAAGTAGGGGGCAAAGGAATATCCAGCTATCCGCATCCTTGGTTGATGCCAGACTTCTGGCAGTTCCCAACGGTATCGATGGGATTAGGCCCAATCATGGCTATTTACCAGGCCCGCTTTATGAAGTACTTAACAGACCGTGGCTTCATTCAAGAGCAGGGTCGTAAGGTTTGGGCTTTCTTGGGCGATGGTGAAGCCGATGAGCCAGAGTCATTGGGTGCAATTGGTATTGCTGGCCGTGAAAAGTTGGACAACCTCATTTTTGTTATTAACTGCAACTTGCAGCGCTTAGATGGCCCAGTACGCGGTAACGGCAAAATTATCCAAGAGCTTGAGGGTGCGTTTCGTGGCGCCGGTTGGAATGTCATCAAAGTAGTGTGGGGCGGTCAATGGGATGCATTATTTGCTCGTGACAAAAAAGGCATTTTGATGCAACGCCTCGGTGAGATCGTTGACGGTCAATATCAGACGATGAAGTCTAAGAATGGCGCTTACGTTCGAGAGATTGTTTTCAATACTCCAGAATTAAAAGCCCTGGTAAGCGACTGGAGCGATGATGAGATTTGGCAGCTGAATCGTGGCGGCCATGATCCCCATAAAGTGTTCGCGGCCTTCCATGCTGCGGTCAACCATAAAGATCAGCCTACAGTGATCTTGGCTCACACCATTAAAGGTTACGGCATGGGCGGCTCTGGTGAAGCGATGAATATTGCCCACCAAGCGAAGAAGATGAATGCGGATGACGTGCGTCGTTTCCGCGACCGCTTTGAAATTCCTGTTAAGGATGAACAGTTGGATGAAATGCCTTTGGTGAAGTTTACTGAAGGTAGTCCTGAGTTGGAGTACATGAAGGCGCGCCGTCAAGAATTGGGTGGCTACTTGCCACAGCGTCGCACTAAAGCAGAAAGCTTGCCTGTACCAGCTTTAGATGTTTTTGCTCCTTTCCTTGAAGCAACCACAGAAGGTCGTGAGATTTCCACAACCATGGCATTCGTGCGTATGCTCAATACAGTAGTGCGCGATAAGGTCTTAGGTAAACGCGTAGTTCCGATTGTGCCGGACGAGTCTCGTACTTTTGGCATGGAAGGTATGTTCCGTCAATTAGGCATCTGGAATCAATTGGGTCAGCTGTATACGCCAGAAGATCATGATCAATTGATGTTCTACAAAGAGGATAAGATTGGTCAAATTCTGCAAGAGGGTATTAATGAAGCTGGCGGTATGTGCGACTGGATCGCCGCCGCGACTTCTTACTCAACACATGGTGTGCCGATGTTGCCTTTCTACATCTTCTACTCCATGTTTGGTTTCCAACGTATTGGCGACCTGGCATGGGCGGCGGGCGATATGCGTAGTCGTGGTTTCTTGCTGGGCGGTACCGCTGGTAGAACTACCTTGAACGGCGAAGGCTTGCAACACGAAGATGGTCACAGTCATTTGTGGAGTGGTGCAGTTCCAAACTGCATCAGTTATGACCCCACATTCTCATTTGAATTGGCGGTAGTGATTCAAGATGGTATGCGTCGCATGTTAGAGGTTCAAGAAGACGTTTACTACTATGTGACGTTGATGAATGAGAACTACGCTCATCCAGCCATGCCTAAGGGTGCTGAAAAAGACATCATCAAGGGTATGTACAAGCTGAAATCCGTTGGTGATGCTAATGCAAAACTGTGCGTGCAACTACTTGGTTCGGGGACTATTTTCCGTGAAGTGATTGAGGCTGCAGAAATTTTGCATAAAGACTGGGGCATTGCTTCTGACTTATGGGGTTGCTCAAGCTTTACCGAATTGGGGCGTGACTGGACTGCGGTACATCGTAGTAATCTCTTAAATCCAAGTGCGGCACCAGCCTTATCTCATGTTGAGAAGTGTTTAAAGGATACCGCTGGACCTGTGATTGCCGCAACTGACTATGTTCGTTTATTCGCTGAGCAAATTCGTCCAGCAATTCAGCATATGGGCCGTCGCTATGAAGTTCTTGGTACTGATGGCTTTGGTCGTTCTGATACCCGTGAAAAACTCCGTGACTTCTTTGAAGTAGATCGTCGTTGGGTTGTTTTGACTGCTTTGAGATCTTTGGTTGACTCTGGTCGGCTGGATCGTTCTAAGTTGGCAGAAGCGATTAAGAAATACGACATCGATACTACTAAACCAAACCCAATGACGGTTTGATAAGAGATAAAAACTATGAGTCAAATAATTGAAATCAAAGTCCCGGATATTGGCGATTACAAAGATGTTCCAGTGATTGAAGTCTTGGTGAAAGCTGGCGACAAAGTTGAGAAAGAACAATCTATCGTTGTATTAGAGTCTGATAAGGCGACTATGGATGTACCTTCCTCCCACTCTGGAATCGTCAAAGAAGTCAAAGTAAAGGTAGGCGATAACCTCTCCGAAGGCTCGGTGGTTCTTGTATTGGAAGGTGGAGCCTTTGGCGTATCTACGCCAGCAGCTAGCCCTTCAGTGTCTGCGGCTCCAGCAATGAAGGCGATTGAGCCGCCGATCGCAAGAGCCCCAGCACCACCGCCTATTAGCAATACGCCTCCGCCAGCAGATGCTGCTGTGAGCCATGCAAGCCCATCTGTGCGCAAGTTTGCACGCGAGCTTGGCGTAACGATTGCTCAGGTCAAAGGATCTGGTCTTAACGGTCGCATTACTCAGGAAGACGTTCAGGCATTTGTGAAGGCCGCAATGAGTGGTGGCGCTGGTAGTCCCGCGGCAACCTCTAGTGGCGGTAGTTTGGGTGGTCTTAATCTGATTCCTTGGCCGAAGGTGGACTTCACGAAGTTTGGCGAAATTGAGCGTCAGCCATTAAATCGTATTAAGAAGCTCACTGCGGCTAACTTGGGTCGTAACTGGGTGATGATTCCAGCAGTGACTTATCACGAAGATGCCGACATTACCGACTTGGAAGCATTCCGCGTTCTCACGAACAAAGAGAATGAGAAGAAGGGCGTCAAGATCACTATGTTGGCTTTCTTAATGAAGGCGGCAGTAGCGGCATTGAAAAAATACCCAGAGTTCAATAGTTCGTTGGATCGTGACGACCTGATATTGAAAAAATATTTTAATATCGGATTTGCGGCAGATACGCCAACTGGATTAGTTGTGCCGGTGATTAAAGATGCGGACAAGAAAGGCATTTTTGAGTTTGCTCAGGAAACTTCTGATTTAGCTGCGCTTGCGCGTGATGGCAAATTAAAGCCGGATCAAATGCAGGGCGCTAGCTTTACGATCTCATCTCTTGGCGGTATCGGTGGCACGTACTTCTCACCAATTGTGAATGCGCCTGAAGTAGCAATCTTGGGGGTGAGCAAGGCTGCTATGAAGCCGGTGTGGGATGGCAAGCAATTTGTGCCGCGCCTCATTTGCCCATTATCCCTATCCGCTGATCACCGCGTTATTGATGGTGCATTGGCTACCCGTTTCAATGTGTACATTGCTCAGCTATTGGCCGACTTCCGTCGTGCCAGTCTGTAAGGGGGATTTATGGCTAAGCAAACGATTCTCGTTCCGGATATTGGCGACTATTCCAATGTGCCAGTGATTGAAGTGCTGGTTAAGGTTGGTGATGTGATTGAAAAAGAGCAACCTTTGTTGGTTCTCGAATCCGATAAAGCAACCATGGAGGTGCTAGCCGATTCTGCGGGCACTGTTACTAGCATTGCAGTCAAGCTTGGAGATAAAGTCAGCAAGGGTTCTGTGATTGCGGAAATTGATGCGAGTGCTGCTGTACCTGCGGCTAAACCTGCTGCAACCCCCGCTCCCGTTGCATCAGCTCCAGCGCCAGCTGCGTCTGTGCCTGAACCCGTTGCAGCGCGGTACAGCGGTAATGTAGATCATGAATGCGAAGTGCTCGTTCTCGGTGCGGGTCCCGGTGGTTATAGCGCCGCGTTTCGTAGCGCTGATTTAGGAATGAATACGGTTTTAGTCGAGCGTTACCCAACTTTGGGTGGCGTTTGTTTAAACGTAGGCTGTATTCCGTCGAAAGCATTACTGCACACCACATCAGTGATGGATGAAGTAAAGACCATGGCTAAACATGGCATTACTTTTGGTGCGCCCAAGATTGAGATTGATCAATTGCGTGGCTATAAAGAATCCGTGATTGCTAAGTTGACTGGCGGCCTTGCGGGTATGGCTAAGGCACGCAAAGTAAAAGTGGTTCGTGGCTTAGGTAAGTTCTTAGACGCAAATCATGTCGAGGTTGAGTTAACCGGCGGCGCTGGTCAGGAGCTCACTGGTCAAAAAGAAGTGATACGCTTTCAGAAGGCGATTATTGCCGCTGGTAGCCAGCCAGTGAAATTGCCTTTCTTGCCTGAAGATCCGCGCATAGTAGATAGTACGGGCGCCTTACTGCTCAAGAGCATTCCAAAGCGTATGCTGGTCATCGGTGGCGGCATCATTGGCTTGGAGATGGGGACTGTTTACAGCACGCTAGGTTCACGCATTGATATTGCTGAAATGATGGATGGCCTCATGGCGGGCGCTGATCGTGACTTAGAAAAGGTCTGGGAGAAGTTCAATGCCGGACGTTTTGAAACAATCATGCTCAAAACTCGCGCTGCGAAAGCAGAAGTTAAGACTGATGGCATTCAAGTGAGTTTTGAGGGTGAAAACGCACCAGCTGAACCGCAAACTTACGATTTGGTTTTGGTTGCTGTAGGCCGCACTCCAAATGGCAAGAAGATTGATGCAGGTAATGCGGGCGTTCAAGTTGATGAGCGTGGCTTTATTCCGGTTGATAAACAAATGCGTACCAACGTCCCTCATATTTTTGCAATTGGCGACTTGGTTGGGCAGCCGATGTTGGCTCACAAAGCGGTACATGAAGGTCACGTTGCCGCTGAAGCTGCTGCCGGTGAAAAATCCTACTTTGATGCCAAGCAAATCCCATCTGTTGCCTACACTGATCCTGAAGTAGCTTGGGCTGGTTTGACGGAAGAGCAGTGCAAGGCCCAGGGCATTGCTTATGAGAAGTGTTTATTTCCATGGACTGCGAGTGGACGCGCAATTGCTAATGGACGCGATGAAGGTTTCACAAAACTCATTTTTGATGCGACAAGCCATCGCATTATTGGTGGCGGCATTGTTGGCACGCACGCTGGCGATTTAATTGGTGAAGTGTGTTTAGCAATTGAGATGGGCGCTGATGCGGTGGATATTGGTAAAACAATTCATCCCCATCCAACGCTTGGCGAATCAGTCGGCCTTGCTGCAGAGGCTGCACATGGTCATTGCACCGATTTGCCGCCAGTTAAAAAGAAATCGTAAATCCAAGGGGAGGGCGAACTAAGCCCAGATTTTGTTCCTTGTGCATTCTTGATTTGCAAAAGAAAAAGCCACGCGTAATAGGGTCTTTTGTATTGTTATGCACTTAATGCCTATAGGAATTGCTGCTTCTTAGCAGCTTTGCTTGCGGTGTCTGCGGCTTTTAAAACGGTGTCAGTAGCGCTATGAAGATTGGTTTGCGCAACTTAAACTGCATGCTTCACCGCTTTTGGACTAGTTTCAAATACATTGTTCGCGAATGCAATCGCCTGTTTCATGGCTTGTACAGCAGCATCAGATCCAACGGGCGCATTCTTAGTCCACTCCTCTACTAGGGAATTGATTTTCTTTGTGGCGGCTTGAAATTCTTTTTCGGCTGACTGGGTAAAGCTATTTTGAGTCTCGTGCGCCAATTCATATAAGTGGCGGCTATAAGCCATAATTTTTTCAGCCATTGGTTGTACAGCTTCTGGTTGATGGGCGAGTAATTGCTGAATATCTTTCACTTCCAATGCTTTCTTAGCGCTATTCATACTATCGCTCAAGCTTTGCTTAGCGATATGCATCTTGAGTTCAACTAATTTTTCAATGCTTTGCAATGCTTGATTGGTTAATCCGCTCAAGGTCTCTAAGTTTGCTTTTTGGGCTGCTGCAATTTGTTCTGGAGTTAAGTTCATTTCAGTTTCGATCTGTTTCTGGGTTCTGACCTTAGGTTTTCCTAGTGTACTCTCATTGCACCATTATATTGCATTTATGTTGCAATACAACATAAATCCTAAGACATGAAGATCAGTGTGGTATTTAATAAAAGCGCCTAAAATTAGGGGAGTCGCAAAAAATATTAATCTTTTCAGTAATTTACCAACGAAGCTTTCATTAGATAACGTCATTGCACCGATATTTGTACTTATTTGGAGTGCGGGATTTGTGATTGCGCGTTTAGCCATGCCCTATGTGGAGCCAGCCACCTTCTTATTTTGGCGATTTGCGGTGGTTCGAGCGGCTATGGCAGCGCTCAGCTTAGTGTGGAGAATGACCTGGCCTATCTGGGCTCAAATCAAGCATATTGCTGTTGCAGGTATCTTGCTTCAGTTTGGTTATTTGATGGGGGTATGGTTTGCTGTCAGGTTAGGTATGACAGTGGGATTGGTGGCCATTATTGTTGGACTTCAGCCGATTGTGACTGCCTGGTTTGCGGCCTGGATTTCCGAGAAGGTAACTCAACGCCAATGGATTGGCTTGGGCTTTGGTTTTGCTGGTGTTGCTTTAGTGGTCGCTGAAAAGATTGGTTTTGCGCATATTCCATTTGTGAGTTACGTGCTCGCTTTTATTGGGTTGCTGTCTATTACATTTGGAACTCTTTATCAAAAGAAATTCTGCCCTGTGTTTGATTTGCGCGCTGGTTCATCAATTCAGTTTGGCGTATCTGCCGTGCTTTGCTTTATTTGTATGTATGTATTTGAATCCGGGGAGATGATTTGGAATCTTTCCGTTATTGGCGCGTTGTTATGGGCAACCTTCCCCTTATCCATTGGATCTATCAGTTTGCTATTTATGATGATTCGCAAGGAGGCTGCTACCAAGGTCACCAGCTTGCTTTATTTGATGCCACCCACGACTGCCTTAATGGCCTGGTTAATGTTTGATGAGCCATTTACGTTGTTAATGGCCGTGGGATTATGTTTGACAATGACCGGTGTGGTGCTGGTAAATGCGCGTCAAACTAATACCGTGGCGACAATTGCAGAGTAGGTTATAAATTTAGTGGAATGAATTGCTAGAGTTGGGGCGTATAAAACCGCCTTGTCTTGGGAAATTAATTATCATTCCGTATGTTGAAAGTTTTGGAAGGTATTTTGGAATGCGTTTGAATCAATTTTGGCTCT
Coding sequences within:
- the aceE gene encoding pyruvate dehydrogenase (acetyl-transferring), homodimeric type; this encodes MAAVPDQVLGKKNAQDADPGETQEWLQALDGVIRNEGPERAAYLIDQQISHARVNGVVQPFHAETPYINTIPVENQARLPGDQNVEHRIRSYTRWNAMAMVLRANKDTNVGGHISSFQSAATLYDVGFNHFWHAPSPEYGGDLIFVQGHSAPGVYARAYMLGRLEEGQLNNFRQEVGGKGISSYPHPWLMPDFWQFPTVSMGLGPIMAIYQARFMKYLTDRGFIQEQGRKVWAFLGDGEADEPESLGAIGIAGREKLDNLIFVINCNLQRLDGPVRGNGKIIQELEGAFRGAGWNVIKVVWGGQWDALFARDKKGILMQRLGEIVDGQYQTMKSKNGAYVREIVFNTPELKALVSDWSDDEIWQLNRGGHDPHKVFAAFHAAVNHKDQPTVILAHTIKGYGMGGSGEAMNIAHQAKKMNADDVRRFRDRFEIPVKDEQLDEMPLVKFTEGSPELEYMKARRQELGGYLPQRRTKAESLPVPALDVFAPFLEATTEGREISTTMAFVRMLNTVVRDKVLGKRVVPIVPDESRTFGMEGMFRQLGIWNQLGQLYTPEDHDQLMFYKEDKIGQILQEGINEAGGMCDWIAAATSYSTHGVPMLPFYIFYSMFGFQRIGDLAWAAGDMRSRGFLLGGTAGRTTLNGEGLQHEDGHSHLWSGAVPNCISYDPTFSFELAVVIQDGMRRMLEVQEDVYYYVTLMNENYAHPAMPKGAEKDIIKGMYKLKSVGDANAKLCVQLLGSGTIFREVIEAAEILHKDWGIASDLWGCSSFTELGRDWTAVHRSNLLNPSAAPALSHVEKCLKDTAGPVIAATDYVRLFAEQIRPAIQHMGRRYEVLGTDGFGRSDTREKLRDFFEVDRRWVVLTALRSLVDSGRLDRSKLAEAIKKYDIDTTKPNPMTV
- the aceF gene encoding dihydrolipoyllysine-residue acetyltransferase, translated to MSQIIEIKVPDIGDYKDVPVIEVLVKAGDKVEKEQSIVVLESDKATMDVPSSHSGIVKEVKVKVGDNLSEGSVVLVLEGGAFGVSTPAASPSVSAAPAMKAIEPPIARAPAPPPISNTPPPADAAVSHASPSVRKFARELGVTIAQVKGSGLNGRITQEDVQAFVKAAMSGGAGSPAATSSGGSLGGLNLIPWPKVDFTKFGEIERQPLNRIKKLTAANLGRNWVMIPAVTYHEDADITDLEAFRVLTNKENEKKGVKITMLAFLMKAAVAALKKYPEFNSSLDRDDLILKKYFNIGFAADTPTGLVVPVIKDADKKGIFEFAQETSDLAALARDGKLKPDQMQGASFTISSLGGIGGTYFSPIVNAPEVAILGVSKAAMKPVWDGKQFVPRLICPLSLSADHRVIDGALATRFNVYIAQLLADFRRASL
- the lpdA gene encoding dihydrolipoyl dehydrogenase; translated protein: MAKQTILVPDIGDYSNVPVIEVLVKVGDVIEKEQPLLVLESDKATMEVLADSAGTVTSIAVKLGDKVSKGSVIAEIDASAAVPAAKPAATPAPVASAPAPAASVPEPVAARYSGNVDHECEVLVLGAGPGGYSAAFRSADLGMNTVLVERYPTLGGVCLNVGCIPSKALLHTTSVMDEVKTMAKHGITFGAPKIEIDQLRGYKESVIAKLTGGLAGMAKARKVKVVRGLGKFLDANHVEVELTGGAGQELTGQKEVIRFQKAIIAAGSQPVKLPFLPEDPRIVDSTGALLLKSIPKRMLVIGGGIIGLEMGTVYSTLGSRIDIAEMMDGLMAGADRDLEKVWEKFNAGRFETIMLKTRAAKAEVKTDGIQVSFEGENAPAEPQTYDLVLVAVGRTPNGKKIDAGNAGVQVDERGFIPVDKQMRTNVPHIFAIGDLVGQPMLAHKAVHEGHVAAEAAAGEKSYFDAKQIPSVAYTDPEVAWAGLTEEQCKAQGIAYEKCLFPWTASGRAIANGRDEGFTKLIFDATSHRIIGGGIVGTHAGDLIGEVCLAIEMGADAVDIGKTIHPHPTLGESVGLAAEAAHGHCTDLPPVKKKS
- a CDS encoding phasin family protein; this translates as MNLTPEQIAAAQKANLETLSGLTNQALQSIEKLVELKMHIAKQSLSDSMNSAKKALEVKDIQQLLAHQPEAVQPMAEKIMAYSRHLYELAHETQNSFTQSAEKEFQAATKKINSLVEEWTKNAPVGSDAAVQAMKQAIAFANNVFETSPKAVKHAV
- a CDS encoding DMT family transporter — its product is MNLFSNLPTKLSLDNVIAPIFVLIWSAGFVIARLAMPYVEPATFLFWRFAVVRAAMAALSLVWRMTWPIWAQIKHIAVAGILLQFGYLMGVWFAVRLGMTVGLVAIIVGLQPIVTAWFAAWISEKVTQRQWIGLGFGFAGVALVVAEKIGFAHIPFVSYVLAFIGLLSITFGTLYQKKFCPVFDLRAGSSIQFGVSAVLCFICMYVFESGEMIWNLSVIGALLWATFPLSIGSISLLFMMIRKEAATKVTSLLYLMPPTTALMAWLMFDEPFTLLMAVGLCLTMTGVVLVNARQTNTVATIAE